From Lysobacter lycopersici:
GCGGCGCGCGGCAAGGCGCAGGTCAAGTGGCGCAGCGACGAACTGATGGCGCTGCTGCGCGACTGACTCCCGATGCTCCTCGTCGACACCAATGTACTGATCGACGTGCTCGAAAACGACCCGGCTTGGGTCGACTGGTCCATCGCGCAATTGCGCGCGCAGTCGCAGGTGCATGCGTTGGCGATCAACCCTGTGATCTACGCCGAGCTTTCGCTCGCCTTCGACAGTTTCGAAGCATTGGACGCCGCCGTCGCCGGGATGGAACTGGAACTGGCGGAAATCCCCCGCCCGGCCCTGTTCCTCGCCGGCAAGGCCTTCGTGCGTTACCGCCGCGAGGGTGGCGTACGCCAGAACGTGCTGGCGGACTTCTTCATCGGCGCGCACGCGGCGGCGCAAGGCTGGCCAGTGCTGACCCGTGATGTGCGCCGCTATCGCAATTATTTCCCGACCGTTCGGCTGATCGCGCCGGACTGAACGTACGCCGCCGATGCCATCACCGATTCCTCCTCCTCAATTGGATTTGCGCCAGCGCTTCGGCGCGATGCGGAATTTGCCGCCGTTCCTGCGCGAGATCTGGGCCAGCAGCCCATGGCTGACCAGCGCCAGCCTCGCCCTGCGCCTGGTGCGCGCGCTGATGCCGGTGGCGACGCTGTACGTCGGCAAGCTGATCATCGATGAAGCGGTGCGCCTGGTCGGTGCGCACGTGCCGCACGACACGCTTTCCGCGGCATGGCACAGCGGCGAGCTCTCGCACCTGGTGCAGTTGCTGCTGCTGGAATTCGCGCTGGCCATCGCCTCGGACCTGTTCGGGCGGATGGTGGCCTACGTCGACTCGGTGCTGTCGGAGAAGTTCTCGAACGAGACCAGCATCCGCCTGATGGAACACGCGGCGACGCTGGACCTGGAGGATTTCGAGGATCCGGACCTGCAGGACCAGCTCGACCGCGCGCGACGCCAGACCATGGGCCGGATGAACCTGCTCAGCCAGTTGTTCGGGCAGGCGCAGACCGCGATCACCGTCGTCAGCTTCGCGGTCGGCCTGATCGCCTACGCGCCGTGGCTGATGCTGCTGCTCGCCATCGCGATGATCCCGGCCTTCGTCGGCGAATCGCACTTCAACGCGATCAACTATTCGCTCAACTTCCAGTGGACGCCGGAACGGCGCCAGCTCGACTACGTGCGGCAGATGGGCGCCAGCGTCGAGACCGCGAAGGAAGTGAAGATCTTCAACCTCAACCGTTTCTTCATCGAGCGCTTCCGCACGCTGGCGCAGCAGATGTTCCTCGCCAACAAGGCGCTGGCGGCGCGGCGCGCGTTCTGGGGCACGCTGCTCTCGGCGCTGGGCACGCTGGGCTACTACGCGGCCTACGTCTACATCGCCTGGCGCACGGTGAAAGGCGATTTCAGCATCGGCGACCTGACCTTCCTCGCCGGCAGCTTCCGCCAGCTCGGCAACCTGCTCGAAAGCCTGCTGATCGGCTTCTCGCAGGTCGCGGGACAGGCCCTGTTCCTCGAAGACCTGTATTCGTTCTACGACATCAAGCCAGAAATCGCGAGCAAGCCCGATGCGTCGCCGATCCCGAAACCCATCTCGTGCGGATTCGTGTTCGAGAACGTCGGCTTCCGCTATCCGGACGCGGAGAAATGGGCACTGCGCGGCGTCGAATTCGAACTGCACGCCGGCGAAGTGCTCGCGCTGGTCGGCGAGAACGGCGCCGGCAAGACCACGCTGGTGAAATTGCTGGCGCGGTTGTACGACCCGGACGAAGGCCGCATCCTGCTCGACGGACGCGATTTGAAGGATTACGACCTCGACGACCTGCGCGCCAACATCGGCGTGATCTTCCAGGACTTCGTGCGCTACCACCTCAGCGCCGGCGAGAACATCGGCGTCGGCGACGTCGACGACATGTTCAACCAGGAACGCATCGCCGAGGCCGCGCGCAAGGGCATGGCCGACGAGGTGATCGCGTCCTTGCCGAACGGCTACGACCAGTTGATCGGGCGTCGCTTCAAGACCGGCGTGGATCTCTCCGGCGGGCAGTGGCAGAAGATCGCCATCGCGCGCGCCTACATGCGCGACGCGCAGGTGATGATCCTCGACGAACCGACCGCGGCGCTGGACGCACGCAGCGAATTCGAGGTGTTCCAGCGCTTCAAGGATTTGTCCGAAGGCCGGACCGCGGTGCTGATCTCGCACCGCTTCAGCAGCGTGCGCATGGCCGACCGCATCCTGGTGCTGGCGAACGGCAAGGTCGAGGCCAGCGGCACGCACGAGCAGCTGATGGCGCAAGGCGGACGTTATGCCGAATTGTTCGAATTGCAGGCCGCGGGGTATCGGTAAGCAGAGCGCATTTAGGAGCGCACCGCAGGGGCGCGACACGCATCGCTCATCTGGTCGCGCCCCTCGGCCCGTGGCCTCGGTGCGCTCCTACAACAGCGAGGCTACGACCATGCAGCGCATCACCCTATTCCTTCTCTGCATCGCCCTCACGCTGGCGCTGGATGCCTGCGCACAAACCGCGCAAGCTCCCGCAGTCGCGACATCACAAACCATGCCGTCGAACGCAGGGGCGATGCGCGTGGAAACGATCGCCTCCGGGCTCGAATACCCGTGGTCGGTCGCGTTGCTGCCCGAAGGCGGATTCCTCGTCACCGAACGCCCGGGCCGCCTGCGCCGCATCGATGCGAACGGCACGATCTCGACGCCCATCGCCGGCGTGCCGCAAGTGTTCGCCGAAGGCCAGGGCGGGCTGCTGGACGTCATGCTCGATCCCGGTTTCGCTGCGAACAAGCGTATCTGGCTGAGTTACGCCGAACCGGGCGAGAACGGCACCGCCGGCACCGCGGTCGCGACCGCGACGCTGGGCGATGCCGCGCTCTCCGACCTGCACGTCATCTATCGCCAGTTGCCGAAGCTCGAAGGCGGCATGCACTTCGGTTCGCGCATCGCCTTCGACGGCAAGGGTCATGTCTTCATCAGCCAGGGCGAACGCAACCACAAGGCGATGGCGCAGGATCTCGAAGTCCTGCAGGGCAAGCTGGTGCGATTGAATCTCGACGGCACGCAGCCAGCCGACAATCCCTTCGCGAATGCGCCCGGCGTGCGCCGCGCGGTGTGGAGCTACGGCCATCGCAACATGCAGGGGCTCGCCATCGACCCGCGCACGGGCAGATTGTGGGAAAGCGAACACGGGCCTCGCGGCGGCGACGAGATCAACCGACCCGAGGCAGGAAAAAACTACGGCTGGCCGACGATCAGCGACGGCATGGATTACGCCACCGGCCGACCGTATCCGGAAACGAAGGGCCGCGAGATGCCCGGGATGGAACGCCCGTACCACGTGTGGCCGAAATCGCCGGGCTTGTCGGGGATGGCGTTCCATACCGGGCATCCGGGTTCGCCATGGAACGACAGTTTGTTCCTCGGCGCGCTCGCCGACCGCGACCTGATCCGCCTGCAACTCGACGGCGACCGCATCGTGTCCGAGGAACGCCTGCTCGACGAACTCGGCGCGCGCATCCGCGACGTGCGCGCCGGAGCGGACGGGAACCTGTACGTGCTCACCGACGAAGACGACGGCAAGTTGCTGCGGGTCGTGCCGCCGGCATCGAAGTAAGTCGCCCCGCGTCCCTGTAGGAGCGCCTTTCAAGGCGCGACCACATGCTTTTGTGGGAGCGGCTTCCAGCCGCGACAAATCTCGCCATCGGGCCTAAAGGCCCTCCCACAGTCGCGACTTCCGTCGCTCCCAATAATCAAAGCCGAGCAAGCTCGGCTCTACAACAACGAAGCCTGCGGGCCCGGATAACGCAACACCCCGTCGACCAGCACCGCATCGGCGTTGAGCACGTGCGGTTCCACCTTGCCCGGCGCGAGGATGTCGAATACCTGCCATCCGCGCGCAACGAAATCGTCGGCGATGAGGCGGCGGTGGCAGCGCCACCACACCGCCTCGGCGCACATCACGCAGCTGCGTTCGCGCAGCGCGACCTGCATCAACGCATCGCGCGCATGGATGTATTCCGCGCTTGCCATGTAGTCGGCGTAACCGCGGAACGCATCGACCCGCCACGCGCTGTTGGGCGAATCCGGCCGCGGATCGCGGCGCCCGCCCAATGCAGGCAAGGGCCAGTAGCGGATCCCGGCCGCGGCCAGGGCCGGCGCCATCGCGTCCGGCGAAAACTGCGGGTTGCGGCGCGAACCGGCGAAGCGGCGCACGTCGGCGAGCACGGCGATGCCGTTTTCGCGCAGCAACTCCTCGAATTCCTGCCACGTCCGGGTGGAATGGCCAATTGTCCAGAGCGTGCCGGCCGCGGGTCGCATCCCGGTTAGAATACGCGCGCTTTCCCCACCGCAATTTCCGCATGGCCTCGCCTTTCGGCACCGAGACGGTGCTCGACGTCCGCCACTGGACCAACGCTTACTTCAGCTTCACCACCACCCGCGACGACGGTTTCCGTTTCGACAACGGCCAGTTCGTCATGATCGGGCTGGAGGTTGATGGCAAGCCGTTGATGCGCGCGTATTCCATCGCCAGCGCGAACTGGGAAGAGCAGCTCGAGTTCTTCAGCATCAAGGTCGAGGACGGACCGCTGACTTCGCGCCTGCGGCACGTGCAGCCGGGCGACACCATCCTGGTCGGGCGCAAGCCGACCGGCACGCTGCTGGTGTCCGACCTGCACCCCGGGCGCAACCTCTACCTGCTCGGCACCGGCACCGGGCTGGCTCCCTGGCTGGCGATCATCAAGGACCCGGAAACCTGGGAGCGCTTCGAACGCGTGGTGCTCTGCCACGGCGTGCGCGGCGCCGACGACCTCGCCTACCGCGATTACATCGAACGCGAACTGCCGCAGCACGAATTCCTCGGCGACACGATCCGCGACCGCCTGCTGTATTACCCCGCGGTTTCGCGCGAGCCGTTCGAGCACGCCGGCCGCGACCATCGCGGGCGCATCACCGAATTGCTCGACCAGGGCCGCGTCGCCGATGCGCTCGGCCTCGACCCGCTCGATGCCGCGCACGACCGCGCCATGATCTGCGGCAGCCCGCAGATGCTGGCCGATTTCCGCGCCATCCTCGACGGTCGCGGCTTCCATGCGGCGCCGAGGATCGGCACGCCCGGCCACTACGTGTTCGAGCGCGCGTTCGTCGAAAAATGAGCGGCGGCGGGCGCGCCGTTCAGGCCTGGCCGTAATTGAGCCAGATCCGCGCGCGCTGTTCGTTGTCGAACACGCTCACGTCGTAGCCGCGTTCGCGGCCGAGGATTTCCGCGACCTCGATGCGACCGACCGCGGTGCCGCGCACGTCGATCCAGGCGATGCGCACGCCGCCGAGCCCGCTGCCTTCCAGCACCGCGAGCAGGCGGCGCATCTCGGGTTCGGGCGGGACCACGCCACGGGTCTGGTCGAGCACCAGCAGCTTGTCGCGGCGTGCGGTGCGCAATGTTTCCGCGCTGCGCCGGAACAGGTCGATGACCGGTTCGACGCCATCGATCCAACCGGTGACGTCCGCGACGACACATGCCGGCTCGACGCGGAAATCGATCCGGTACGCCGGCTCGCCAGCGCTCACGCCACCCCGCTGCCGTGGCGCAGCCAGATCAGGGCCGATCGCTCGTCTTCGAACACGCGCACCATGCCGCCCTGCTCCATCGCCAGCAACGCGCCGAGTTCATCGATGCGCTGGCGCTCGAGGCGCGGTTGCACGATCGCGATGCGCAGGCCGTCCAGATCGAGGTCCGAAAGCATCGCCATCATGCGCGCGAGCCCCGCCTCCGAGAGGGTCGGGCCATCGAGGTCGCGCGAAATCATCAGCCACGACTTGCCGCTGGCGCGCGCCGTCAGGACGAAATGCCGCCAGCGCCGCGCCGCCGCGTCGGGATCGCCGCCCTGGCCGGACACGCGGGCCACGAACACGCCGGGCACGCTGCGGTCGATCCGGAACTCCACCGGCCCGAACCCGCTGTCCTGTGGTTCGTCGATCGCCTGCGCGTTCATCCCAGTGCGGCCTCGATGTCCTTCGCCAGCGATTCGGGCGTGTCGGTCGGCGCATAGCGCTTCAGCACCCTGCCGTCGCGGCCGACCAGGAACTTGGTGAAGTTCCACTTGATCGCGCCGATGCCGAGCAGGCCGCCTTTCTCGTCCTTCAGCCATTTCCACAGCGGATGCGCGCCGCCGCCGTTGACCTCGACCTTGGCGAACATCGGGAAATCGACGTCGTAGGTTAGCGAGCAGAAGTTGCGGATCTCGGCTTCGTCGCCGGGTTCCTGGTGGCCGAACTGGTCGCAGGGGAAGCCCAGCACCACCAGCCCGCGGTCGCGGTATTGCTGCCAGAGCTTCTCCAGCCCGGTGTACTGCGGGGTGAAACCGCACTTCGACGCGACGTTGACGACCAGCAGCACCTTGCCGCGATAGTCCGCGAGGGATTGTTCGTGGCCCTCGATGTCGCGGGCGCTGAAATCGTAGGCGGTGGCCATGGGTTGCTCCGGGAAAGGGTGCACATGCTACTGCCCGCGGGCGACGCGGACACGGTATGCATGCATTCCATGCCCGTGCCAACGCACGATCCGGCGACGGGCGGACATCCCGCGGCGCGGCGCCCCTGCCTTTCGTCATGGGCGCCTTCATGCCGCCTCCGCTAGGCTTGACGGCTTCGCAAGGAGTGAGGATCCGCCATGAATCGTCGTCCCGTCGCCTGCGCCCTCGCGCTCGCCATCGCCGCCTGCTTCGCTGCCCCCTTTCCCGCCGCCATGGCCGCGGACGCGCCCGCCGCCGCGAGCGCCAATCCCTTCGACGCGCCGAGCACGCTGCCGTTCCAGGCGCCGGACTTCGCGAAGATCAAGGACGCCGATTTCGCGCCCGCCTTCACCGAGGCGATGCGCCGGCACATGGACGAGGTGGCGAAGATCGCCGACGACCCGGACGCACCGACCTTCGACAACACCTTGGTCGCGCTGGAGAAGAGCGGGCAGATGCTGTCGCGGGTGAACATGGCGTTCAACGCGCTGACTTCGGCCAATACCGACGATGCGCTGCAGAAGACCCAGGAAGACGTGGCGCCGCTGCTGGCCGCGCACTTCGACGCGATCTACCTCAACCCGAAGCTGTTCGCGCGCATCGAGGCGCTCTACAAGCAGCGCGACGCGCTCAAGCTCGATCCGGAATCGAAGCGGCTGGTCGAGTACTACTACCTCGACTTCGTGCACAACGGCGCGCGCCTGTCCGATGCCGACAAGGCCAGACTGAAGGAACTCAACAAGGAGGAATCGACCCTCGATACGTCCTTCGTCAACAAGCTGCTGGCCGGAACCAAGGCCGGCGCGCTGGTGGTCGACGACAAGGCGAAGCTGGCCGGGCTCAGCGATGCCGAAATCGCCGCCGCCGCGCAGGACGCCGCGGGTCGCAAGCTCGAGGGCAAGTGGGTCATCCCGTTGCAGAACACCACCCAGCAGCCGGCGCTGCAGTCGCTCACCGACCGCGACGTGCGCGAACAGCTGTTCAAGGCCTCGTGGCTGCGCACCGAGCATGGCGACGGCAACGACACCCGCGACACGATCGCCCGCATCGCCCAGGTCCGCGCGCAGCAGGCGAAGCTGCTCGGCTACGACAGCTACGCCGCGTGGAAGCTCGACGACCAGATGGCGAAGACGCCGGAAACCGCGCTCAAGTTCCTCGACGACCTGGTGCCGGCCGCGACCGCGCGCGCGAAGCGCGAGGCCACCGACATCCAGGCGATGATCGACAAGGATGGTGGCAAGTTCCAGCTGCAGCCCTGGGACTGGCAGTTGTACGCAGAACAGGTGCGCAAGGCCAAGTACGACCTCGACGAATCGCAGATCAAGCCCTACTTCGAATTGAACAACGTGTTGGAGAACGGCGTGTTCTACGCCGCGCACCAGCTGTACGGGCTCGATTTCAAGGAACGCCACGACCTGCCGGTGTACCAGCCCGACGTGCGCGTGTTCGAGGTGTTCGATGCCGACGGCAAGTCGCTGGCGCTGTTCTACTGCGACTATTTCAAGCGCGACAACAAGTCCGGCGGCGCGTGGATGGACAACCTGGTCGGGCAGTCGAAACTGCTCGGTACCAAGCCGGTCATCTACAACGTCACCAACTTCACCAAGCCCGCGCCCGGCCAGCCGGCGCTGCTGAGCTTCGACGACGTGACCACGATGTTCCACGAATTCGGGCACGCGCTGCACGGCATGTTCGCCGACCAGCAATACCCGAGCCTGTCGGGCACCAGCGTGGCCCGCGATTTCGTCGAGTTCCCCTCGCAGTTCAACGAGCACTGGGCGCTGGAACCGAGCGTGTTCGCGCATTACGCGAAGCACTACCAGACCGGTGCGCCGATGCCGCAGGA
This genomic window contains:
- a CDS encoding type II toxin-antitoxin system VapC family toxin — its product is MLLVDTNVLIDVLENDPAWVDWSIAQLRAQSQVHALAINPVIYAELSLAFDSFEALDAAVAGMELELAEIPRPALFLAGKAFVRYRREGGVRQNVLADFFIGAHAAAQGWPVLTRDVRRYRNYFPTVRLIAPD
- a CDS encoding ABC transporter ATP-binding protein, translated to MPSPIPPPQLDLRQRFGAMRNLPPFLREIWASSPWLTSASLALRLVRALMPVATLYVGKLIIDEAVRLVGAHVPHDTLSAAWHSGELSHLVQLLLLEFALAIASDLFGRMVAYVDSVLSEKFSNETSIRLMEHAATLDLEDFEDPDLQDQLDRARRQTMGRMNLLSQLFGQAQTAITVVSFAVGLIAYAPWLMLLLAIAMIPAFVGESHFNAINYSLNFQWTPERRQLDYVRQMGASVETAKEVKIFNLNRFFIERFRTLAQQMFLANKALAARRAFWGTLLSALGTLGYYAAYVYIAWRTVKGDFSIGDLTFLAGSFRQLGNLLESLLIGFSQVAGQALFLEDLYSFYDIKPEIASKPDASPIPKPISCGFVFENVGFRYPDAEKWALRGVEFELHAGEVLALVGENGAGKTTLVKLLARLYDPDEGRILLDGRDLKDYDLDDLRANIGVIFQDFVRYHLSAGENIGVGDVDDMFNQERIAEAARKGMADEVIASLPNGYDQLIGRRFKTGVDLSGGQWQKIAIARAYMRDAQVMILDEPTAALDARSEFEVFQRFKDLSEGRTAVLISHRFSSVRMADRILVLANGKVEASGTHEQLMAQGGRYAELFELQAAGYR
- a CDS encoding PQQ-dependent sugar dehydrogenase → MQRITLFLLCIALTLALDACAQTAQAPAVATSQTMPSNAGAMRVETIASGLEYPWSVALLPEGGFLVTERPGRLRRIDANGTISTPIAGVPQVFAEGQGGLLDVMLDPGFAANKRIWLSYAEPGENGTAGTAVATATLGDAALSDLHVIYRQLPKLEGGMHFGSRIAFDGKGHVFISQGERNHKAMAQDLEVLQGKLVRLNLDGTQPADNPFANAPGVRRAVWSYGHRNMQGLAIDPRTGRLWESEHGPRGGDEINRPEAGKNYGWPTISDGMDYATGRPYPETKGREMPGMERPYHVWPKSPGLSGMAFHTGHPGSPWNDSLFLGALADRDLIRLQLDGDRIVSEERLLDELGARIRDVRAGADGNLYVLTDEDDGKLLRVVPPASK
- a CDS encoding DUF488 domain-containing protein — translated: MRPAAGTLWTIGHSTRTWQEFEELLRENGIAVLADVRRFAGSRRNPQFSPDAMAPALAAAGIRYWPLPALGGRRDPRPDSPNSAWRVDAFRGYADYMASAEYIHARDALMQVALRERSCVMCAEAVWWRCHRRLIADDFVARGWQVFDILAPGKVEPHVLNADAVLVDGVLRYPGPQASLL
- a CDS encoding ferredoxin--NADP reductase; amino-acid sequence: MASPFGTETVLDVRHWTNAYFSFTTTRDDGFRFDNGQFVMIGLEVDGKPLMRAYSIASANWEEQLEFFSIKVEDGPLTSRLRHVQPGDTILVGRKPTGTLLVSDLHPGRNLYLLGTGTGLAPWLAIIKDPETWERFERVVLCHGVRGADDLAYRDYIERELPQHEFLGDTIRDRLLYYPAVSREPFEHAGRDHRGRITELLDQGRVADALGLDPLDAAHDRAMICGSPQMLADFRAILDGRGFHAAPRIGTPGHYVFERAFVEK
- a CDS encoding glutathione peroxidase — encoded protein: MATAYDFSARDIEGHEQSLADYRGKVLLVVNVASKCGFTPQYTGLEKLWQQYRDRGLVVLGFPCDQFGHQEPGDEAEIRNFCSLTYDVDFPMFAKVEVNGGGAHPLWKWLKDEKGGLLGIGAIKWNFTKFLVGRDGRVLKRYAPTDTPESLAKDIEAALG
- the dcp gene encoding peptidyl-dipeptidase Dcp — translated: MNRRPVACALALAIAACFAAPFPAAMAADAPAAASANPFDAPSTLPFQAPDFAKIKDADFAPAFTEAMRRHMDEVAKIADDPDAPTFDNTLVALEKSGQMLSRVNMAFNALTSANTDDALQKTQEDVAPLLAAHFDAIYLNPKLFARIEALYKQRDALKLDPESKRLVEYYYLDFVHNGARLSDADKARLKELNKEESTLDTSFVNKLLAGTKAGALVVDDKAKLAGLSDAEIAAAAQDAAGRKLEGKWVIPLQNTTQQPALQSLTDRDVREQLFKASWLRTEHGDGNDTRDTIARIAQVRAQQAKLLGYDSYAAWKLDDQMAKTPETALKFLDDLVPAATARAKREATDIQAMIDKDGGKFQLQPWDWQLYAEQVRKAKYDLDESQIKPYFELNNVLENGVFYAAHQLYGLDFKERHDLPVYQPDVRVFEVFDADGKSLALFYCDYFKRDNKSGGAWMDNLVGQSKLLGTKPVIYNVTNFTKPAPGQPALLSFDDVTTMFHEFGHALHGMFADQQYPSLSGTSVARDFVEFPSQFNEHWALEPSVFAHYAKHYQTGAPMPQDLVDKIKKSGTFNKGYDVTEAISAALLDMSWHTLPADAPKQDVDAFEAAALKKNGTDLSYVPPRYRSSYFMHIWGNGYAAGYYAYSWTQMLADDAFAWFDEHGGLTRANGDRFRQMVLSRGNTEDLATMYRDWRGRDPNVDAMKKDRGLEGDDQ